From a region of the Eriocheir sinensis breed Jianghai 21 chromosome 25, ASM2467909v1, whole genome shotgun sequence genome:
- the LOC127003493 gene encoding methylmalonic aciduria type A homolog, mitochondrial-like isoform X1 yields the protein MALILPRQMTRALLRTRGMCQAGVGGCHLDPVVQRLLKGLRAGQRSSLAEAITLVETSHPKKKLQAKQLLTRVLQDANDHYATKGPQTLSFRIGLSGPPGAGKSTYIESFGKFLTAKGHRVAVLAVDPSSVTTGGSLLGDKTRMPELTRDDNAYIRPSPSRGHLGGVTRSTNEAIVLCEAAGYNIIIVETIGVGQSEFSVVDMVDLFTLLIPPGGGDELQGLKRGIMEMSDLIVVNKSDGDLIPASRRMQYEYISALKFIRPKSKNWRTPVKRISSLTLEGIPELWELMLEYRKTMEESGEFVGRRKTQRRAWLWTHLKESLVSVFMDTPGMRERIREAEVRAMEGVVAPGDAADQLLRLHIEQLQKTSES from the exons ATGGCGTTAATACTACCAAGACAGATGACCCGAGCGTTGCTGAGGACGAGGGGCATGTGTCAAGCGGGCGTGGGAG GGTGCCACCTGGACCCAGTGGTGCAGCGCCTGCTCAAGGGACTGCGGGCCGGCCAAAGGTCCAGCCTGGCTGAGGCCATCACACTGGTTGAGACCTCACACCCAAAGAAGAAGCTTCAGGCAAAACAACTGCTCACCAGAGTCCTCCAAGACGCTAACGACCACTACGCCACCAAGGGCCCACAGACTCTCAGCTTCCGGATAGGGTTGTCTGGGCCACCTGGTGCAGGGAAGTCAACCTACATAGAGAGCTTTGGAAAGTTCCTGACGGCCAAGGGTCACAGGGTGGCGGTGCTGGCCGTCGACCCGTCCTCCGTCACCACCGGCGGCTCACTCCTCGGGGACAAGACACGGATGCCGGAGCTGACCAGGGATGACAATGCATACATCCGTCCATCACCTTCCCGCGGCCACCTTGGGGGGGTGACACGGTCCACTAATGAGGCCATCGTGCTGTGTGAGGCAGCCGGCTACAACATCATCATCGTGGAAACCATTGGAGTCGGACAGAGCGAGTTCTCGGTGGTGGACATGGTGGACCTGTTCACGCTGCTCATCCCTCCGGGGGGCGGCGACGAGCTGCAGGGGCTGAAGCGCGGGATCATGGAGATGAGCGACCTTATAGTGGTGAACAAGAGCGATGGGGACCTGATTCCTGCGTCCCGGCGGATGCAATACGAGTACATCTCCGCCTTGAAGTTCATCCGCCCTAAAAGCAAGAACTGGAGGACGCCGGTGAAGCGCATCTCCTCTTTAACACTCGAGGGCATCCCGGAGCTGTGGGAGTTGATGCTGGAGTACAGGAAGACGATGGAGGAGAGCGGGGAGTTTGTGGGCCGCCGGAAAACCCAGCGGCGGGCCTGGCTCTGGACGCACCTCAAGGAGAGTTTAGTGTCGGTCTTCATGGACACGCCGGGGATGAGGGAGCGGATACGGGAAGCCGAGGTCAGGGCCATGGAGGGTGTGGTGGCCCCGGGGGATGCGGCAGACCAGCTCCTGCGCCTACACATTGAGCAGCTTCAGAAGACATCCGAGTCATAA
- the LOC127003493 gene encoding 39S ribosomal protein L16, mitochondrial-like isoform X2, with translation MALILPRQMTRALLRTRGMCQAGVGATAWTQRAGYQNFPMPPNYDHIEVPKDRQKLKFQMKVPQFLGTARPIKMTKRLDLIRGEEEIHRDLLLQQYGIIARRGGMLRHGHMEMIRMTIARKIDISKMFAIWRIDAPWKPITKKGQGKRMGGGKGSIDHYTTPIKAERVIIEVGGKCTFEEVKPILKMLAEKLPFPADAVSHEMLVARREEEERLERENLNRYTFKYIVQNNMIGCHKWIKNIDKVYFGKYT, from the exons ATGGCGTTAATACTACCAAGACAGATGACCCGAGCGTTGCTGAGGACGAGGGGCATGTGTCAAGCGGGCGTGGGAG ccACAGCATGGACGCAGAGGGCCGGCTATCAGAACTTCCCCATGCCACCCAACTACGACC ATATCGAGGTCCCCAAGGACCGGCAGAAGCTGAAGTTTCAGATGAAGGTTCCTCAGTTCTTGGGCACCGCGCGGCCTATCAAGATGACCAAGAGGCTTGACCTGATCCGCGGGGAGGAGGAGATTCACCGCGACCTGTTGCTCCAGCAGTACGGCATCATT GCTCGTCGAGGGGGGATGCTTCGCCACGGGCACATGGAGATGATCCGTATGACCATCGCAAGGAAGATCGACATTAGCAAGATGTTCGCCATATGGAGGATCGACGCGCCCTGGAAACCCATCACCAAGAAGGGCCAGGGCAAGCGCATGGGGGGCGGCAAGGGCTCCATCGACCACTACACCACGCCCATCAAGGCCGAGCGGGTCATCATTGAGGTTGGCGGGAAGTGCACATTTGAGGAG GTTAAGCCGATCCTGAAGATGCTCGCCGAGAAGCTGCCGTTCCCCGCCGACGCTGTGAGTCACGAGATGCTGGTGGcgcggcgagaggaggaggagaggctggagCGCGAGAACCTCAACCGCTACACCTTCAAGTACATCGTCCAGAACAACATGATCGGGTGCCACAAGTGGATCAAGAACATCGACAAAGTGTACTTCGGAAAATACACGTAA